A window of Gemmatimonadaceae bacterium contains these coding sequences:
- the glmM gene encoding phosphoglucosamine mutase codes for MAHDGLMVSVSGIRGRVGEALTPDVVARYAAAFGAWAIAAGGSHTVVVGRDSRVSGPMFHRIAVGALQAVGCTVMDIGLTTTPSCQLAVEHHHAAGGLMLSASHNPIEWNALKFIGPSGLFLEAMEGAAMRRLVDDGIPYATWDKLGGIEHDDRAAMRHIECVLSLPFVDVEGLRRRRFKVALDCCRGAGAVIMPALLDRLGCVVSVINAEPDGRFPRSPEPVAENLGELERFVQETGADVGFAVDPDVDRLAIVSNEGKAIGEDYTLALAVQLVLRHRQGPVVTNLSTSRVVEDAAVRGGSALLRAPVGEVNVAVKMRDVKAVVGGEGNGGVILPEVHLGRDAPVGAALVLQLMLEDAKPLSAIVGALPRYVIVKDKLDRPEASLDAVYAALRGAFPDAAVDVQDGLRLSWSDRWVHVRPSGTEPIVRVIAEAPTDAAARELVRKAREPLDALGR; via the coding sequence ATGGCCCACGACGGGCTGATGGTGAGTGTCTCGGGCATCCGGGGGCGCGTGGGCGAGGCGCTCACGCCCGACGTGGTGGCGCGCTACGCGGCGGCGTTCGGCGCGTGGGCGATCGCCGCGGGCGGGTCGCACACCGTGGTCGTGGGGCGCGACAGCCGCGTGTCCGGGCCCATGTTCCATCGCATCGCGGTGGGGGCGCTCCAGGCCGTGGGGTGCACGGTCATGGACATCGGGCTCACCACCACGCCCAGCTGTCAACTGGCCGTGGAGCACCACCATGCCGCGGGCGGGCTGATGCTGTCGGCCAGCCACAACCCCATCGAGTGGAACGCGCTCAAGTTCATCGGGCCGAGCGGACTGTTCCTCGAGGCCATGGAGGGCGCGGCCATGCGGCGGCTGGTGGACGACGGCATTCCGTACGCCACGTGGGACAAGCTGGGGGGGATCGAGCACGACGACCGTGCCGCAATGCGACACATCGAGTGTGTCCTTTCGCTTCCATTCGTGGACGTGGAAGGGCTGAGGCGCCGCCGGTTCAAGGTGGCGCTCGATTGTTGCCGCGGGGCCGGGGCGGTGATCATGCCCGCGCTGCTCGACCGGCTGGGCTGCGTGGTGAGCGTGATCAACGCCGAGCCCGACGGCCGCTTTCCGCGCTCGCCGGAGCCGGTGGCCGAGAATCTCGGCGAGCTGGAACGATTCGTGCAAGAGACGGGAGCCGACGTGGGGTTCGCGGTGGATCCCGACGTGGACCGGCTGGCGATCGTGTCCAACGAGGGGAAGGCGATCGGGGAGGATTACACCCTGGCGCTGGCCGTGCAGCTGGTGCTGCGGCACCGGCAGGGCCCGGTGGTGACGAATCTGTCCACGAGCCGGGTGGTGGAAGACGCCGCGGTGCGGGGCGGGTCGGCGCTGCTGCGGGCGCCGGTGGGCGAGGTGAACGTGGCGGTGAAGATGCGCGACGTGAAGGCGGTGGTGGGGGGCGAGGGGAACGGCGGGGTGATCCTGCCCGAGGTGCATCTGGGGCGCGACGCGCCGGTGGGCGCGGCGCTGGTGCTGCAGCTGATGCTCGAGGACGCGAAGCCGCTGTCGGCCATCGTGGGCGCGCTGCCGCGGTACGTGATCGTGAAGGACAAGTTGGACCGGCCGGAGGCGAGTCTGGACGCGGTGTACGCGGCGCTGCGCGGGGCGTTTCCCGACGCGGCGGTGGACGTGCAGGACGGGCTCAGGCTGTCGTGGAGCGACCGGTGGGTGCACGTGCGGCCGTCGGGCACGGAGCCGATCGTGCGGGTGATCGCCGAGGCGCCCACGGACGCGGCGGCGCGGGAGTTGGTGCGCAAGGCGCGCGAGCCGCTCGACGCGCTGGGCCGGTAA
- the glmS gene encoding glutamine--fructose-6-phosphate transaminase (isomerizing), which produces MCGIVGYVGPRMATPMLIDGLKRMEYRGYDSAGVALLGDDGVDMRRAKGKIAALESTVAARPVKGTTGIAHTRWATHGAPSEKNAHPQHDCTNTIAVVHNGIIENFGSLRKRLIEAGHVFRSDTDTEVLAHLIEAAFQGNLEEAVIAALRLVEGTYGIAVISSRDPDKIVAARKGSPLLIGLGENEYYVASDVAAILEHTRQVVYLDDGEMAVLTRDGYRVLDLDANDVNKGVNLIDWDLEQIEKGGFEHFMLKEIFEQPITIQNTMRGRLVTEEGFSKLGGLNLSKQEMLNLEHIIITACGTSWHSALIGKLMIEDLVRIPVDVEYASEFRYRNPIVNDNTLCVVISQSGETADTLAAMREAKRRGAKTLGLVNVVGSTMAREDDGGIYLHAGPEIGVASTKAFTSQVIALTLLTLKLARLRSLSVEKGREIAQAMERLPDQVQAILDRAPAIEQIAERFRDATNFLYLGRGYNFPVALEGALKLKEISYIHAEGYPAAEMKHGPIALIDENMPVVFIAPHDSVFEKVVSNISEVKARGGRVIVITSRDEPSLEGKIDFEIRIPETIDMLYPVLAVVPLQLLAYYIAAKRGLNVDQPRNLAKSVTVE; this is translated from the coding sequence ATGTGTGGAATCGTGGGGTACGTGGGGCCGCGGATGGCGACGCCGATGCTCATCGACGGACTGAAGCGGATGGAGTATCGCGGCTACGACTCGGCGGGCGTGGCGCTGCTCGGCGACGACGGCGTGGACATGCGCCGGGCCAAGGGCAAGATCGCGGCGCTGGAATCGACCGTGGCGGCGCGGCCCGTGAAGGGGACGACGGGGATCGCGCACACGCGGTGGGCCACGCACGGAGCGCCGAGCGAGAAGAACGCGCACCCGCAGCACGACTGCACGAACACGATCGCCGTGGTGCACAACGGGATCATCGAGAACTTCGGATCGCTGCGCAAGCGGTTGATCGAGGCCGGCCACGTGTTCAGGTCCGACACCGACACGGAAGTGCTGGCGCATCTCATCGAAGCGGCCTTCCAGGGGAATCTGGAGGAGGCGGTGATCGCGGCGCTGCGGCTGGTGGAGGGCACGTACGGGATCGCGGTGATCTCGAGCCGCGATCCGGACAAGATCGTGGCGGCGCGCAAGGGGAGCCCGTTGCTCATCGGCCTGGGCGAGAACGAGTACTACGTGGCCAGCGACGTGGCGGCGATCCTGGAGCACACGCGGCAGGTGGTGTATCTGGACGACGGCGAGATGGCGGTGCTCACGCGCGACGGCTATCGCGTGCTCGACCTGGACGCCAACGACGTGAACAAGGGCGTGAACCTGATCGACTGGGATCTGGAGCAGATCGAGAAGGGCGGGTTCGAGCATTTCATGTTGAAGGAGATCTTCGAGCAGCCGATCACGATCCAGAACACGATGCGCGGGCGGCTGGTGACCGAGGAGGGGTTCTCCAAGCTGGGGGGATTGAATCTCTCCAAGCAGGAGATGCTCAATCTGGAGCACATCATCATCACGGCGTGCGGCACGAGCTGGCACTCGGCGCTGATCGGCAAGCTGATGATCGAGGACCTGGTGCGGATCCCGGTGGACGTGGAGTACGCGTCGGAGTTCCGGTATCGCAATCCGATCGTGAACGACAACACGTTGTGCGTGGTGATCTCGCAGTCCGGGGAGACGGCCGACACGCTGGCGGCGATGCGCGAGGCCAAGCGGCGTGGGGCGAAGACGCTGGGACTGGTGAACGTGGTGGGCTCGACGATGGCGCGCGAGGACGACGGCGGCATCTATCTGCACGCCGGTCCGGAGATCGGGGTGGCGTCCACCAAGGCGTTCACCAGCCAGGTGATCGCGCTCACGCTGCTCACGCTCAAGTTGGCGCGGCTGCGGAGCCTGTCGGTGGAGAAGGGGCGGGAGATCGCGCAGGCCATGGAGCGGCTGCCGGACCAGGTGCAGGCCATTCTCGACCGGGCGCCGGCCATCGAGCAGATCGCCGAGCGGTTCCGCGACGCCACGAATTTCCTGTACCTGGGGCGGGGGTACAACTTCCCGGTGGCGCTCGAGGGCGCGTTGAAGCTGAAGGAGATCAGCTACATCCACGCCGAGGGCTATCCGGCGGCGGAGATGAAGCACGGGCCGATCGCGCTGATCGACGAGAACATGCCCGTGGTGTTCATCGCGCCGCACGACAGCGTGTTCGAGAAGGTGGTGTCGAACATCAGCGAGGTGAAGGCGCGGGGCGGGCGGGTGATCGTGATCACGAGCCGCGACGAGCCGAGTCTGGAAGGGAAGATCGACTTCGAGATCCGGATCCCGGAGACGATCGACATGTTGTATCCGGTGCTGGCGGTGGTGCCGCTGCAGCTGTTGGCGTATTACATCGCGGCCAAGCGGGGGCTGAACGTGGATCAGCCGCGGAACTTGGCGAAGAGCGTGACGGTGGAGTGA
- a CDS encoding alpha-galactosidase has product MRRWSVIIAALIAGALPARAAAQSVAEPPNAPAVARVRDGRLTLTYGGRVVFSATIVSTGGPPEALALVDTAGDAVTQVLKWTVRGGARLTLTGTVHAGAQAFACATEPRANELAMVRNSVGPSDNRLNRAVYDRQSDWVLSVDEPTGVTVTSLAEPGDSTAFALRATGSEIILRFRPRFYQKHRGLSYYRPWTYDVWHRSVAGWTSWFAFLDKVTEQDVHQAADVMHDVLQPFGYDYLQIDDGYEQEPIGTPAHWLHPNAKFPSGLDGLARYIAHRGLAPGIWTNASFGDSAYVFAHKAEFVATADGAPAYGNWVGYVMDASNPATLDHLVRPVYDSLARMGWRYYKLDALRHLRYEGYNSHAGYFRARGLHRVDVYRRFVQTVRDAIGPQAFLLACWGIRPELIGLVDAVRVGTDGFGYGGFAEYNSYNNVVWRNDPDHIQLAAPDAYRAATLASLTGSLLMLTDRPEVYRTARAEIAKRTAPVLFTRPEQLYDVDPSRSALVGRAATEVSGSGPRAFDADQRLTVPLYLLDVNRPFERWSVLARTGGADTDRIRFADLGLDPARAYLVFEFWSRTLLGAFHTEFAPGPIDATRQVQVFCIRERVPHPQLVATNRHVSCGGPDLERLSWSGDTLSGTSALVGNDEYDIYLTEPAGFRLAHVAVTGAELVGTSMNGSLRVVRLRSGRNTTAAWSVRYTR; this is encoded by the coding sequence ATGCGCCGTTGGTCCGTCATCATCGCCGCTCTGATCGCCGGAGCGCTGCCGGCTCGCGCCGCGGCGCAATCCGTCGCCGAGCCGCCCAACGCGCCCGCGGTGGCCCGCGTCCGCGACGGGCGGCTCACCCTCACCTACGGCGGCCGCGTCGTCTTCTCCGCCACCATCGTCAGCACCGGGGGGCCGCCCGAAGCGCTCGCGCTCGTGGACACCGCCGGGGACGCCGTGACCCAGGTCCTCAAATGGACGGTGCGTGGCGGCGCCCGGTTGACGCTCACCGGCACCGTGCACGCCGGCGCGCAGGCGTTCGCGTGCGCCACCGAGCCCCGGGCCAATGAACTCGCCATGGTGCGCAACAGCGTCGGCCCGAGCGACAACCGCCTCAACCGCGCCGTCTACGACCGGCAATCGGATTGGGTGCTGTCGGTGGATGAGCCCACGGGGGTGACGGTCACGTCACTGGCCGAACCGGGCGATTCCACGGCGTTCGCGCTGCGCGCCACCGGGTCGGAGATCATCCTGCGCTTCCGTCCGCGCTTCTATCAGAAGCACCGCGGCCTGAGCTACTACCGCCCCTGGACGTACGACGTCTGGCACCGATCGGTGGCGGGTTGGACGTCGTGGTTCGCGTTTCTCGACAAGGTCACCGAGCAGGACGTCCACCAAGCCGCCGACGTGATGCACGACGTCCTGCAGCCGTTCGGCTACGACTATCTCCAGATCGACGACGGCTACGAGCAGGAGCCCATCGGCACGCCGGCCCACTGGCTCCACCCGAACGCCAAGTTCCCGTCGGGGCTCGACGGGCTGGCGCGGTACATCGCCCATCGCGGGCTCGCGCCCGGCATCTGGACCAACGCCAGCTTCGGCGACAGTGCCTATGTGTTCGCGCACAAGGCGGAATTCGTCGCCACGGCGGATGGCGCGCCGGCGTACGGCAACTGGGTGGGGTACGTGATGGACGCGTCCAATCCGGCCACGCTCGATCATCTGGTGCGGCCGGTGTACGACTCCCTCGCGCGGATGGGATGGCGGTACTACAAACTCGACGCGCTGCGGCACCTGCGCTACGAGGGCTACAACAGCCACGCCGGCTACTTCCGCGCCCGGGGGCTCCATCGCGTGGACGTGTACCGCCGCTTCGTGCAGACCGTGCGCGACGCCATCGGCCCCCAGGCCTTCCTGCTCGCCTGCTGGGGCATCCGTCCCGAACTCATCGGCCTGGTGGACGCCGTGCGCGTGGGCACCGACGGCTTCGGCTACGGAGGCTTTGCCGAGTACAACTCCTACAACAATGTGGTCTGGCGCAACGATCCCGATCACATCCAGCTCGCCGCGCCCGACGCCTACCGCGCCGCCACGCTCGCCTCGCTCACGGGATCGCTGCTCATGCTCACCGACCGGCCCGAGGTGTACCGCACGGCCCGCGCCGAGATCGCCAAGCGCACGGCGCCCGTGCTGTTCACGCGGCCGGAGCAACTCTACGACGTCGATCCGTCGCGCTCGGCGCTCGTGGGCCGCGCCGCCACGGAAGTCAGCGGATCCGGCCCGCGCGCCTTCGACGCCGATCAGCGCCTGACCGTGCCGTTGTACCTGCTCGACGTGAACCGGCCGTTCGAGCGCTGGTCGGTGCTCGCCCGCACGGGCGGCGCCGACACCGATCGCATCCGGTTCGCCGACCTGGGCCTCGATCCCGCTCGCGCGTATCTCGTCTTCGAATTCTGGTCGCGCACCTTGCTCGGCGCGTTCCACACCGAGTTCGCGCCGGGGCCGATCGACGCGACCCGGCAGGTGCAGGTGTTCTGCATTCGCGAGCGCGTGCCGCATCCGCAGTTGGTGGCCACCAACCGCCATGTGAGTTGCGGGGGGCCGGACCTCGAACGCCTGTCGTGGAGCGGCGACACGCTGTCGGGCACGAGCGCACTCGTGGGGAACGATGAGTACGACATCTACCTCACCGAGCCGGCGGGGTTCCGGTTGGCCCACGTCGCCGTGACCGGGGCGGAGTTGGTGGGCACGTCGATGAACGGATCACTGCGCGTGGTGCGGCTGCGGTCGGGCCGGAACACCACGGCGGCCTGGAGCGTGCGGTATACGCGATAG